Proteins encoded together in one Ipomoea triloba cultivar NCNSP0323 chromosome 4, ASM357664v1 window:
- the LOC116015293 gene encoding peter Pan-like protein: MARFRNKKRKLVVKPIGKKQPNVDQITGDKIPQSMVFSRGKLPGSLRTLRTDLRELMRPYTALNLRETKRNKLKEFLNFAGPMGVTHFLILSKTNASPYLRVARAPQGPTLTFKILEYALAADIAKSQLHPRRPPNLFKNSPLIVLSGFGTGEQHLKLTTIMFQNIFPAIDINTVKLSSCQRIVLLNYDKEKKVIDFRHYSIRLQPVGVSRRIRKFVQSHQVPNLSSLQDMSDFITKAGYGSESEADDEAATVNLATDLGRLNKASTKSAVKLQEIGPRMTLQLVRIEEGLCSGGVIFSEFGNSGAEKQQGSETENQQESDEDLEEEDEEEEEEEEEEEIEED; encoded by the exons ATGGCTCGTTTTAGAAAT aaaaaaagGAAGCTTGTTGTGAAACCAATCGGTAAGAAGCAACCAAATGTTGATCAGATAACTGGGGACAAGATTCCCCAGAGCATGGTGTTTTCGAGGGGGAAGTTGCCTGGTTCTCTTAGAACATTGCGAACAGATTTGAGAGAATTAATGCGTCCTTACACTGCTCTCAATCTCAGG GAAACGAAGCGCAATAAGCTCAAGGAGTTCTTGAATTTTGCAGGGCCTATGGGTGTTACAcattttctcattttatcaAAAACCAATGCTTCTCCATACTTACGGGTTGCTCGTGCCCCTCAGGGCCCAACCCTTACATTTAAAATACTTGAGTATGCACTGGCTGCTGACATTGCAAAATCTCAATTGCACCCAAGGCGTCCTCCAAATCTTTTTAAAAACTCTCCCTTG ATTGTGCTTTCTGGTTTTGGGACTGGGGAACAACATCTAAAGCTCACTACTATTATGTTTCAGAATATCTTCCCTGCCATCGATATAAACACT GTCAAGCTTTCTTCTTGCCAAAGGATTGTGTTACTTAACTATGACAAGGAGAAGAAAGTTATTGACTTTCGGCATTACTCAATCAGGCTACAGCCTGTTGGTGTTTCACGCAGGATACGGAAATTTGTACAAAGCCATCAAGTGCCTAATCTAAGTAGTCTTCAAGATATGAGCGACTTTATTACAAA GGCTGGTTATGGATCAGAAAGCGAAGCAGATGATGAGGCAGCAACTGTAAATTTAGCAACTGATCTCGGTAGACTAAATAAAGCCTCAACAAAAAGTGCTGTCAAACTTCAAGAAATTGGGCCTAGAATGACTCTCCAACTAGTCAGGATTGAGGAGGGATTATGTTCTGGTGGAGTCATTTTTAGTGAATTTG GAAATAGTGGCGCCGAAAAACAGCAAGGAAGTGAAACTGAAAACCAGCAAGAAAGCGACGAggatttggaagaagaagatgaagaagaagaggaagaggaggaagaagaagaaattgaggaAGATTAG
- the LOC116016630 gene encoding NADH dehydrogenase [ubiquinone] iron-sulfur protein 5-B-like, with product MASGWGITGNKGRCYDFWMDFSECMSGCREPKDCALLREDYLECLHHSKEYQRRNRIYKEEQRQLRAAVQKDKAGENGGGTHH from the exons ATGGCGTCGGGATGGGGAATTACGGGGAACAAAGGCCGTTGCTACGATTTCTGGATGGATTTCAGCGAATGTATGTCCGGCTGCCGAGAGCCCAAGGACTGCGCTCTTCTCCGAGAAGACTATCTCGAGTGTCTCCACCACTCCAAAGAG TATCAACGCAGGAATCGGATATACAAGGAAGAGCAGCGTCAACTAAGAGCAGCTGTGCAGAAGGACAAGGCAGGTGAAAATGGTGGTGGAACTCATCATTGA